From Ignavibacteriales bacterium:
GGCAAAGCGGCCTGCTACCGTTTCTGCATTGATGCTGTTGCCGCCGCTATTCCCGCGAACATCGATGATGATACCCTTCTTATCCTTCCATTGCGAAAGTATGTCATCGATCACGAGATAGCGCGAATCTGCCATCGTTAGTCCTTCTCCCTGCCCGCTGAATGTGGGAATGATCATATATCCGATGTCGGTATCCTGACATGTTCGATATTCAATAAGAGAATTCTGTGGGGCTCCGCATTGGACATACTTGCAGACATTGATCATTCTCCTGCTGGGATAAGAAGCAGGGATCATGGTTTTCCAGTACACATCACCCATAGGAGTGTACAACGTAACGTGCATATCGTTGATGCCGAGAACGATATTTGAGAGCATAGTAAAAAGCTGTCGATCGGGGGTGGATGGGGATATCTGCGGGCGGTACAATGCATAGACCGAATCCCAGTTGATGTGTCGCAGAGAGAACTGTGCGTAGTACCTGTCAAAATCTTTCCAGAATATCTCGAAGTTCTTGTCCGGCACGTTTACCGGATCGGGTTCCAGGATCATTTTCTCGCACCCGTACAATGCGAAAAGCAGAACGAGAATACCGAAAGAGCGTATCATCCTGGTCATAGTTTCACCGTCAGGCCAAGGAGGACTTGATTGTTCAGAACCCGCGCACGGAACAAATCCTGATACTGTGCAAAGGAATAGTACAACAGGCGATACTGCAGGTCAAAGGCGATATGATTACTTACAAAGAATATGTATGAAACATCTGCCTGCACCTCAAAGAATCTGTTGAAGGTGACAAAGTCTCCTTTTGTAAATAGTTGCCATAGAAGGCTTTGCTCGAAATCAACATTGTCAAATTTCTCGCTCACATTGGCGTTGTAGCGATCGGTAAGAAGAACATAGGAGACGCAGGGAATATTTATCCCTACTCTCAGGAGATTGTTTGATTCTTTCTCAAGAGAAGTCTCTGTGAGAAGGTGGATTCCAAGTCCAGTCATTTGTTCTGCTGACATGTGGTTTTTGTCCTGCAGGACATAGTGGTTTCTCAGATTAAGAATGCTGGACAACCTGAGGCCAAGAAAGCCAGTGGTGTTATAATCATCAAGCGCTGTAACTTTCTTTTCAAACGAGTATTCAACATTCAGATTCAGGTTTTTGATGTAGTGCGATACCGCCACATCATTAGTGACTTTGGTGATTGAAGAATTCAATTCGGTGTTGTCATAGGAGAATAAGACGGTATGCCGGTTTTCTAAACCACGGAAACGATACGTGAACGCTAATGGAATCTGTGTACCTCGATACATAAGGGGCGACATCATTTCGTCACGCACAGTGCGGGAACTGAGACCGGAAGAAAGCGTCAACCAATGTTGAGGTGCAATCGGTATCATGGGGGTGGATTCCTGCGAAAAGGACGTGCGCATGGAAATGAGCGCCAACGATATTACGAGGATTGACCTGTAACTCATAGAGTGTCCTCAGTTTGTCCGACAAAGCAACAGAAGAATATTCATTCGATGCTTGCGTTGCTTGCCTAACGATCGTTTCAGCTGCGTCGCGGAGCAAAGCGGAAACTACTGCAGATGCACATCGGTGTCAGGTTGTGCTGTCTTGTTCCAACGTGATGACAACATTTCCCCTTTTATGCCCTTGCTCGACATACCGGTGAGCCTCGGCAGCCTCTTCCAACGGATAGCGCCTATCGATGATCGATTTGATTTTCCCCGCCTCGACAAGGTCTTTGACGGAAATCAAGTCTTCGACACTTCCTGGTGCAATCGAACAGACGACTTTCCTGGTGCCTGCCATTGAAGTCCAGAGCATTTGAAAAAGTTGTTTCATCTTAAAACTGGCGAAAAGAAGAGTCCCATTTGGTTTGAGCGAGCTTTGACACAGTGAGAACGAACTTTTGCCTAAGATGTCAAAAATCAGATCATAGGTTTCACCGTTTTTAGTAAAGTCATCTCCAGTGTAATCAATGACCTTGTCCGCTCCCAGAGATTTTACGAACTCCAATCTCGGCGTACCACAGACCGCGGTGACTTCTGCCCCGAAGTGTTTGGCAATCTGCACCGCGGCCGAGCCTATCCCGCCGCTGGCGCCATTGATCAGAACCCTTTGCCCAGGCTGGATATTCATTTTGCGCAACAGATGCAAAGCCATAATCGCACCGTAGGGAACAACGGCGGCTTCCTCATAGGTCATATTGGCCGGTCTTATGGTCAGCACGCCATCTTCAGGCATACAGAGATACTCTGCATACGCGCCAAAGCTCTGACCGGGATATCCAAAAACCTGGTCACCCTTCTTGAAGCGTTCTACGTCCCTGCCGACCGCTTCAATGTCCCCGGCAAATTCGCTCCCCAGGATGGTTATCTTCGGTTCTCTGAGGCCAAGAGATATTTTCGCCAGTAGCCAGAAGAGAAAAGTCATGTTGAACTCGCGAGGAGTGATTGCTTTGAAATTGCGCGCTATCATATCCCCGAAATTTACCGATGTCGCACAGACTCGGATCAGAACTTCGTTGTCCTTGGGGACAGGCTTTTCGACCTCTCTGAGCTGAAGGACCTCCGGTGGTCCGTATTTCGTGCAAACAATAGCTTTCATAAGAATCTCCCACGCATTCCAAATGTAATGTTTTCATAACGCAATCTAGCGATTGGTTTCAATCGCGCAGCGGAGCGACGTCGGCTCCCAACCGGTCCTAGGTTTTGCTACTATGCTCCATGGTGATGACTATTTTTCCCCGGGCGTGTCCCTCTCCGAGATACCGGAGAGCGTCAGCCGTTTCACTCAACGGGTAACGTCTATCGATGACCGGTACGACTCTGCCGGCTTCCAGAAGGCCTTTCATAAAAACCAGGTCCTCCTGCTTTGGTCTTCCCGTTACGCCTCCCATTTTCTTGCCGCCGGTTTTGGACATCCACGGTCCCAGGAGGATGGCCTGGAAGATCTGGGCCCCCGTACCTCCGGCCATGACATAGATGCCCTGGGGAGTCAGGGCGCGTTTATAATCAGAGAGCGGATGATATCCGTTCACAGCAAGAATCAGGTCGTACTGCTGCCCGCTTCTAGTGAAATCTTCCTTCGTGTAGTCGATGACATGGTCTGCCCCAAGCGAGCGTGCCTGCTCGAGATTCCTGGTGCTGCACACAGCTGTGACTTCAGCACCGAACGATTTGGCAATCTGCACTGCAAACGTCCCCACCCCGCCGGATGCCCCTTGAATCAATACCTTTTGCCCTTGCTGAATTTGCCCGTAATCGCGCAGACCCTGCAGAGCAGTGTTGGCCGCCATAGGTACTGCAGCTGCTTCCGCAAATGTCAGGTTGGTCGGCTTAAGCGCCAACGAGCTTTCGGGAACAGCTACATACTCGCCAAAACCGCCATCACCACATGCAGAAATATCCCCGAACACTTCATCACCTGGCCGAAACTGCTTGACGTTACTTCCAGCCGCTTCAATCCGCCCGGCGATGTCTGCGCCTGGTATCGGATGTTTTGGTCTGAGCAGTCCCCCGCCCATGAGGCGGACAACGAATATGTCAGCTGTCAGTAGATGCCAGTCATACATATTTACAGATGCCGCGTGAATTCTAACAAGGACTTCATCGTCCTTGGGAGTAGGTTTTTCGACTTCTTTAAACTGGAGAACATCCGGTGACCCGTACTTAGTGCATATCATTGCTTTCATTGTTTCCATACTATCTCATGTATACGTTTGATGGCCTGTTTACAATGACGCCTGACGATTAGCCGGATTTATCCGACATGGTTCATCTTGTGTCGGGTGGAAAAGCTGGACATACGTTTTTAGATCAATTATTTGCTACTAATTTTATCCCATATGGTATGCATGCAATCGCTATTAAAACCGCAGCTGCTAAATTGATGATCTCAACACCGTCAGGAGTTCCAATAAAAAGAACTCCTATCAAGAAACACATGCTTTGCCATGTTGCCAGAATCCTGGACTTGAGTAACCCTACTGCCTGAATAACAAAACCAATAGGCAACAGAACCATTCCCCAGATCAGAATTAACCAACCTTCTTTCCCAAACATAGCGAGCAAGCCGGGCATCATCGCTGAAAACTTGTCTTCAGGTATAGTATCGAGAGCACTCATTGTCAGGCACAAAGCACCTTTGTCAGCTGCCAGCATTAATGCTCCAAAGATTGCTATCACGCCACCGGAAAGACCAAACCATTCAGCCTTTGTGTTCTTTAACCTATTCATAAAGTGCATTGCAACAACAACCAGCAGGCCTGTACACAGCGTAACCAATGCATGGCCGAAATGCAGAAGTATCTGATTATGTGCTCTCTGAATGAGTTCCGCCGATCCTAAGAAATGAGGATTGAGAAGATTGGGATGACCAGCAAAAGCAAAGACAAAAATCAGGGGGAATGCAATGAATGATAAACCAACACCTATGCGTTTAGTATTATTTATCCTGCTGTTTTGACTATTCATATGTCTGCCTTCAGAAGGCTGAAGTTTCCCATTATCATCTCCGCTCATTTCTTGTTTTGTGCTTTCCATTCCCCCATAGCAGGAATGTCACGTTGCATCCCAGAATAGGAGTCGATTCTGCCTTCTGAATTCGAGGACCTTTACCTACCCCCTGCGATGACACCAGGGTCGGCGAGCAATAGCGCGCCCGCCTGCCCCGATCTCTTTCGGGGTCCGCCGTGATTCACCGTTTGGCGGAAGCACTTGGTGTTTCTCATTGATTCCATGAATTTCGCTCACTGCAGATATCGTACCGCAACCCCTTGGGCACCCCCGCCTTCCTCTGCCATATTGAGTTTAAATCCAATGATGGCATTGGCTCCATATTTTGCAGCTTGAGCCCTTAGATTATTCTTTAATTGATCCCCTGCATGATTGGCGTCACTTGTATAGGTCGACACATATCCAACAACTTCAAATTTGACCGAAGGATACACGCTTGAATAGATCTCAATGGATTTCGGATCCGTCACGGTGTAAGTTTTCGAATCTCTTAGATAGACCGCGTTTCCTGTACAACTCGACAAAAAGAACGATGCCAATACTACCAGCATGAAAACATTGAAGTTCTTCATTTTAGAAGTCCTTTGTATTATTTGGCAATTTTGATTGCTGTGCCAGAAACGAAATATGAGTGGATCGGGATTGGGATAATGAGGATGAACACTACCCGAGTTTGAACCTTTATTTCCACGTTTATGACGCCGTCAGCTCCCATTTCCGCCGCTTTTTTCTGTAATAACTCAATGCCTTTTGTTTCGGATTTTTCAGCCACGACGATGTGTCCAACCTCTGTGGCTGTCGGAGTTGTTTCGCCTTGAAGAAATATTTGTACTTTCTCCGGAACTGTCGCCGGGTATGAACGCTCCTCATTTGTCAACGTCGCTTGGTATGGCGTACATCCTGTAAGCCATACTCCGAAAACGAGTACGAGTAGATGCATCGATCTTTTCATTGGTACCTCCTTGTTAGATTCTCGATGTATTGTTTCCAGATAGTTTTGATAGATATGGAATTAATCAGCCCACCCATACGATGACACCAAGTTTGGCGAATCACATTTACCTGAGTTTCTCGATCGCCGAAGACGCCACCCAATAGATGCTGTTCCCGGTGAAAGAGTGACGAGTGAAAAACAGGTATTTCCCGTCAGAAGACAGGTGCGCACCATACTCATCGTCGGAACTATTGAATTTGTCTCCAAGATTGATGGGTACCCCCCATCCCCCTTTCGCATCACGGAAGCTCACATAGAGATCCGAGCTTTTCCCGTCTCCCGCAGAATAGAAGATGAGGTAATGCCCATCCGGCGCGATGCATGGATCACCCTCGAAGGATTTCATGTTGATGGGAGGGCCCACCAGTTCGACAGCCAGATTCTGAGACGCATCCTTGTATCCTTTGTACACCTGCATCATTCCTGATCGTGATGAGCCAAAGTACATGGTTCCATCCGCCATACTGCTGCCGCGGTACTCCTTGGCGCCACTGTTGATTGGAGAGGGCATCGCGACGGGTGTGTCCCATCCCTGAGCCGCCAATCTCACGGTCCAGAGGTCCAACGTCCCGGTCCCCTTTTTCCCGGTGAACGTGAGGATGGTTCCATCTGCTGAAAACACGGGTTCGTGCGAAAAAGTGAAACCGGAAATGAAGGGCGGCTCCGAAAATGGCGTCCACACATTGTTCACGCGCTTCGAACAGTAGAGTTTCGCGCTTGAATACGTTGAGTCACCCACCGCCAGAAAGAAGAGAGACCCGTCCGGAGAGAACGCTGTGGCTTCTACCCACGCACTTACCGATCGAAGAACCTCAGGAGCAAAATGGACGGGGGTCTCGCCAGGTAATGTCTGGCCAAAGTAGATCCCTCTGATCGGATCGGTCTTGATAACCGTTTGGCTAAAGGAGGTGATCGCCATCGCGAAGAACAGAGTTGAAAAGAGTATGAACCGACGAAGAGCGATCAGTTCCGAAATCGAGAGATGCATTGTGCCTCCACTTTCCTGTTTTTGTTATCGGTTCCCGAAGGAAGAAGGCATAGCAATGCAACGGCGACAATCTTGTTCATCGAGCATTACCCCTTTTGAGAATTGGAAGGACGGTACGTCACGGTGCGGATGGTTCACAGTCTATACGCCGACAACTCTCCAAGGTTGCAATCATTAGCTCATTTGAGGCGTCCGATTCCAGACAGTCGAAGCAATGAACACAGTGATGCGCGCTTCCTGGCCTCCGTTGATCCGCAGGGGTTTCGAATGTTCGGATAGTCACCAGATAAGATGTTTGATCTTGGCTCCATATGTCCTGCTCACCCGCACCCGAGCACCGTTTCGCAGCATCGCCT
This genomic window contains:
- a CDS encoding S41 family peptidase, which encodes MTRMIRSFGILVLLFALYGCEKMILEPDPVNVPDKNFEIFWKDFDRYYAQFSLRHINWDSVYALYRPQISPSTPDRQLFTMLSNIVLGINDMHVTLYTPMGDVYWKTMIPASYPSRRMINVCKYVQCGAPQNSLIEYRTCQDTDIGYMIIPTFSGQGEGLTMADSRYLVIDDILSQWKDKKGIIIDVRGNSGGNSINAETVAGRFADQSRVYSYRRQKNGPGKDDYSSWKSSSIEPKGSYQFLKPVVVLTSRATSSSAEMFVMAMQVLPNVTIAGDTTGGGVGNPIFRELPNGWTYRLSTEIEADAQGRIIEGAGVFPDIPVLTTAADSANGIDRILEKGIEIIRKSQ
- a CDS encoding NAD(P)-dependent alcohol dehydrogenase, whose product is MKAIVCTKYGPPEVLQLREVEKPVPKDNEVLIRVCATSVNFGDMIARNFKAITPREFNMTFLFWLLAKISLGLREPKITILGSEFAGDIEAVGRDVERFKKGDQVFGYPGQSFGAYAEYLCMPEDGVLTIRPANMTYEEAAVVPYGAIMALHLLRKMNIQPGQRVLINGASGGIGSAAVQIAKHFGAEVTAVCGTPRLEFVKSLGADKVIDYTGDDFTKNGETYDLIFDILGKSSFSLCQSSLKPNGTLLFASFKMKQLFQMLWTSMAGTRKVVCSIAPGSVEDLISVKDLVEAGKIKSIIDRRYPLEEAAEAHRYVEQGHKRGNVVITLEQDSTT
- a CDS encoding NAD(P)-dependent alcohol dehydrogenase: MICTKYGSPDVLQFKEVEKPTPKDDEVLVRIHAASVNMYDWHLLTADIFVVRLMGGGLLRPKHPIPGADIAGRIEAAGSNVKQFRPGDEVFGDISACGDGGFGEYVAVPESSLALKPTNLTFAEAAAVPMAANTALQGLRDYGQIQQGQKVLIQGASGGVGTFAVQIAKSFGAEVTAVCSTRNLEQARSLGADHVIDYTKEDFTRSGQQYDLILAVNGYHPLSDYKRALTPQGIYVMAGGTGAQIFQAILLGPWMSKTGGKKMGGVTGRPKQEDLVFMKGLLEAGRVVPVIDRRYPLSETADALRYLGEGHARGKIVITMEHSSKT
- a CDS encoding heavy metal-binding domain-containing protein — translated: MKNFNVFMLVVLASFFLSSCTGNAVYLRDSKTYTVTDPKSIEIYSSVYPSVKFEVVGYVSTYTSDANHAGDQLKNNLRAQAAKYGANAIIGFKLNMAEEGGGAQGVAVRYLQ